A genomic stretch from Kovacikia minuta CCNUW1 includes:
- a CDS encoding RHS repeat-associated core domain-containing protein, whose translation MTDSVGGTTTYTYDALNQRIAKTVGTQTTRFVYDRGNVYLEFSGDSATPNTRYLYGPMVDQVLAQETNNGSTSTTTWLLGDNQGSVRDLVNNSGSVVNHFTYDSFGNVLSSTGTVDTRYKYTGRELDGETGLYYYRARYYDAGVGRFIGQDPLGFGAKDNNLYRYVGNCPSNHTDPSGLLVDATFTLSTGNLKVVDRTTKKTTIVQGLFSGAPDYRNNFIYERIKGNGPIPRGEYEILLGGYDDESKTYWFRLDRVDNHLRDDKDDFTGRGNYRLHPGTISEGCITLDKKREKDWLKLYRAVVGTITEEVPENRDLKSLFVTRHLGLASIIKFGDLTVKQ comes from the coding sequence GTGACCGATAGTGTCGGTGGTACAACTACTTACACCTACGATGCTTTGAACCAGAGGATTGCCAAGACAGTGGGTACTCAGACGACGCGCTTTGTTTATGACAGAGGCAATGTCTATCTGGAGTTCTCAGGTGATTCAGCGACTCCTAACACTCGCTACTTGTATGGACCAATGGTTGATCAAGTGTTGGCGCAGGAGACAAACAATGGAAGTACCAGCACTACAACCTGGCTACTAGGTGACAATCAAGGAAGTGTCAGGGATTTGGTCAATAACAGTGGGAGCGTAGTGAATCACTTCACCTACGACTCGTTTGGCAACGTTCTGTCTTCAACCGGAACAGTAGATACCCGCTATAAGTACACAGGGCGGGAACTTGATGGGGAGACAGGGTTGTACTACTACCGAGCCAGGTATTACGATGCGGGAGTGGGACGCTTTATTGGGCAAGATCCCTTGGGATTCGGGGCTAAGGACAACAATCTATATCGTTATGTGGGAAATTGTCCCTCCAACCATACTGATCCTTCAGGATTACTTGTAGATGCGACATTTACACTTTCAACAGGAAATCTAAAAGTTGTTGACCGCACCACTAAAAAAACAACAATTGTTCAAGGCTTATTTTCAGGCGCACCTGATTATAGAAACAACTTTATTTATGAAAGGATAAAGGGTAATGGTCCTATTCCAAGAGGAGAATATGAAATCTTGTTGGGTGGATATGACGACGAGTCTAAAACGTACTGGTTTCGTTTAGACCGTGTTGATAATCATCTGCGAGATGATAAGGATGATTTTACTGGAAGAGGGAATTATAGATTACATCCAGGGACGATTTCAGAAGGATGCATCACTCTTGATAAAAAAAGAGAGAAAGATTGGCTTAAACTGTATCGAGCAGTTGTTGGCACTATCACTGAAGAGGTTCCTGAAAATAGAGACTTGAAGTCACTCTTCGTAACAAGGCATTTAGGCTTAGCAAGCATCATAAAATTTGGTGATCTAACCGTAAAGCAATGA
- a CDS encoding tetratricopeptide repeat protein, with protein sequence MFQRFRLLEEKLLKFFMISIVLFMGCGHALLKQPNVKTSETEDSLNKKIQEAPDNPFPYLERADIRTRVGNGGGAILDYTKVIDLVSSNEKKFSGINLAGVFSSRGQEYHIIADLYKDDKKFAQAKIYYELALKDLQKVLIFCRYDKCKTEYQLALQDIKDITKKLAAISK encoded by the coding sequence GTGTTTCAAAGATTTAGGCTTTTGGAGGAAAAATTGTTAAAGTTTTTTATGATTAGTATTGTGTTGTTTATGGGATGCGGTCATGCATTGCTGAAACAGCCTAATGTAAAAACATCTGAAACAGAAGATAGTCTTAATAAGAAGATTCAAGAAGCTCCTGATAATCCATTTCCTTATTTGGAGAGAGCTGATATAAGAACAAGAGTAGGAAATGGAGGGGGTGCTATTCTAGATTATACAAAAGTAATAGATTTAGTTTCTAGTAATGAAAAAAAATTCTCTGGAATTAATCTCGCAGGTGTTTTTTCGTCTCGTGGGCAGGAATATCATATAATTGCTGACCTTTATAAGGATGATAAGAAATTTGCACAGGCTAAAATCTACTATGAACTTGCGTTAAAAGATTTACAAAAAGTTTTGATTTTTTGCCGATATGACAAATGCAAAACTGAGTATCAACTTGCTTTACAAGACATAAAAGATATTACTAAAAAATTAGCAGCAATATCAAAATAG
- a CDS encoding RHS repeat-associated core domain-containing protein, with product MRTFIWDYRNRLTGVTDTVNGVTQQTTYTYDALNQRIAKTDGNQTTRFVYDRGNVYLEFSGNSSTPGTRYLYGPMVDQVLAQESASVAPENKTTWMLTDHLGSVRDLVNNSGTAVNHFTYDSFGGVSSSTGTVDTRYKYTGREYDVETGLHYYRARYYDTGVGRFIGQDPIGFQAGDSNLYRYVDNSPLNATDPSGNFKVELHYRWVELGRPFGIPLSQVFKPYHIDIVAVDKDGSRGYWARPANQERANKGLPTPIVFVRKAVGYQRSDIIETVYDDGTNCPNPKLEAKIRAAFEKIHNARINYAGLGVNSNSAAFYVLRSVKELRIPNPPKVNASGWALDPFTNNHWDPDFDPRNDKIPTILPFPKRVPNPLKNPPL from the coding sequence GTGCGAACCTTTATCTGGGATTACCGCAATCGCTTGACGGGTGTAACGGATACGGTAAACGGGGTAACTCAGCAGACCACTTACACTTACGATGCCTTGAATCAGCGGATTGCGAAGACAGATGGCAATCAAACGACGCGCTTTGTCTATGACAGGGGGAATGTTTATCTGGAGTTTTCGGGTAATTCGTCTACTCCTGGTACACGCTACCTATACGGTCCGATGGTGGATCAAGTGCTGGCACAGGAGTCTGCAAGTGTTGCGCCTGAGAACAAAACCACCTGGATGCTGACGGATCATCTTGGCTCAGTTCGGGATTTGGTCAATAATAGTGGAACCGCTGTTAACCACTTCACCTATGATTCCTTTGGCGGCGTTTCATCTTCAACAGGAACAGTAGATACCCGCTACAAGTACACAGGGCGAGAGTACGATGTGGAGACGGGACTGCACTACTACCGCGCACGTTACTACGATACGGGAGTAGGACGGTTTATTGGGCAAGATCCGATCGGTTTTCAGGCAGGTGATAGTAATCTCTATAGGTATGTAGATAATAGTCCACTCAATGCGACTGATCCATCAGGTAACTTCAAAGTTGAACTTCATTACAGGTGGGTTGAACTTGGGCGACCTTTTGGAATTCCTTTGAGTCAGGTCTTTAAGCCATATCATATTGATATTGTTGCAGTTGACAAAGATGGATCAAGAGGATATTGGGCTAGACCAGCAAACCAAGAAAGAGCTAATAAGGGTTTGCCTACACCAATAGTTTTTGTTAGAAAGGCGGTAGGTTATCAGCGCAGCGATATTATAGAGACAGTTTATGATGATGGAACTAATTGTCCAAATCCAAAACTTGAAGCAAAAATTCGTGCCGCATTCGAAAAAATTCACAATGCAAGAATTAATTACGCGGGTTTGGGTGTAAACAGCAATTCAGCCGCATTTTATGTTCTTAGATCTGTTAAAGAGTTAAGAATTCCTAATCCACCAAAGGTTAATGCATCAGGCTGGGCGCTTGATCCTTTCACAAATAACCACTGGGATCCTGATTTTGATCCTCGCAATGATAAAATCCCTACCATTTTGCCCTTCCCAAAAAGAGTTCCCAATCCTCTTAAAAATCCACCTTTATGA
- a CDS encoding RHS repeat-associated core domain-containing protein, translating to MGLIKYKTCVGWVEARNPAPAWVTLPLTHPTFDSTQLLTARIDALGHRTEYRFDNRDRQVKVFDANNTLAANGNPIPEASRKFTLTEYDKVGNVLSITDPVENKTQYIYDGLNRLIADKNQLDKNRTYGYDAVGNQTSITDRNNQKRTFAYDGLNRQTHEYWWDKTNQSLKIRDIASTYNYGGQLIDISDFNASNQILSGYQYTYDVNGRLKTVGNAGTPGATVVLTYSYDANGNIKSLGDSIGGTTTYGYSVLNQVTRITQSGNGVQNKRVNFGYNAVGQMTSINRYSDLTGSNLVAGTSYGYDSLNRLQQLQHTKANGSNIASYSYGYDAISRITQITESNSSVTNYTTNYNYDNTNQLTGADKPGTSSDEGYSYDANGNRTNSGYQTGTNNQLSSDGVYNYTYDDEGNLKTRTEIANSSNVRTFTWDYRNRLTGLMDTVNGITQQSTYTYDALNQRIAKTVGSQTTRFVYDRGNVYLEFTGSSSAPSTRYLYGPMVDQVLAQESNNTTTWLLADHEGTIRDLVNNSGSVVNHFTYDSFGQVIGSTGTVDTRYKYTGREFDSETGLYYYRARYYDAGVGRFIGQDPTGFEAGDVNLYRYVGNDPVRSTDPSGEFKIELRYVPVGLIWRHADLVVTDDQNHTRGYGAAAEKGGFSSGIGPALIGGDGPGSFDHGKIVTRLVRSPYVRQTSETQVVFETLPSELCHQDAVDIEARIITTFSKIREGYYPYNSEHRNSNSVAFQAIEDSLGMRPSPSPKIGSRALAWDINPFTGLRSTNISAYPFVPFPHIRCNIPRDLRNLHF from the coding sequence GTGGGACTAATTAAATATAAAACTTGCGTAGGTTGGGTTGAGGCACGAAACCCAGCACCTGCATGGGTTACGCTACCGCTAACCCATCCTACGTTTGATTCCACCCAGCTACTTACGGCTCGAATTGATGCGTTAGGACATCGGACGGAGTACCGCTTTGACAATCGCGATAGGCAAGTTAAGGTGTTTGACGCAAACAATACCCTTGCTGCGAATGGCAACCCGATTCCGGAGGCGAGTCGAAAGTTCACGCTGACCGAATACGATAAGGTTGGCAATGTCCTATCAATTACAGATCCGGTCGAAAATAAGACTCAATATATCTATGATGGGTTGAACCGTTTGATCGCGGACAAGAACCAGTTGGACAAGAATCGCACCTATGGTTATGATGCGGTGGGAAATCAGACGAGTATCACCGATCGAAATAACCAGAAGCGGACATTTGCCTATGATGGGCTGAATCGACAAACGCATGAATACTGGTGGGATAAAACGAATCAGAGCTTAAAGATTCGTGATATTGCCTCTACCTATAACTATGGCGGTCAGTTAATCGACATCAGCGACTTTAACGCCTCAAATCAGATACTTTCTGGTTATCAATATACTTACGATGTCAATGGTCGTCTCAAAACTGTGGGTAATGCCGGAACACCAGGGGCAACCGTTGTCTTGACTTACTCCTATGATGCCAATGGCAATATCAAATCGTTAGGTGATTCCATCGGAGGCACAACGACGTATGGTTACAGTGTATTGAACCAGGTGACTCGGATTACCCAGAGTGGCAATGGTGTACAGAATAAGCGGGTGAATTTTGGTTACAATGCCGTTGGTCAAATGACTTCGATTAATCGCTATTCGGATCTAACGGGTAGCAATCTGGTGGCAGGAACGAGTTATGGCTATGACAGTCTGAACCGTCTGCAACAGCTACAGCATACGAAGGCAAATGGTTCAAACATTGCGTCCTATAGCTATGGCTATGACGCGATCAGTCGCATTACTCAGATCACGGAGTCGAATAGCAGCGTTACCAATTACACGACCAATTACAACTACGACAATACGAATCAGTTGACGGGAGCCGATAAGCCCGGAACCAGTTCCGATGAGGGCTATAGTTACGATGCGAATGGCAACCGGACTAATTCAGGGTATCAAACAGGAACAAACAATCAGTTGTCGTCGGATGGGGTCTACAACTACACTTATGACGATGAAGGCAATTTGAAGACTCGCACAGAAATTGCGAATTCGAGTAACGTGCGAACCTTTACCTGGGACTACCGTAATCGCTTGACGGGTTTAATGGACACGGTAAACGGGATAACTCAGCAATCCACTTACACTTACGATGCCTTAAATCAGCGGATTGCCAAAACTGTGGGTTCTCAAACGACTCGCTTTGTTTACGACAGAGGCAACGTTTACCTGGAGTTTACAGGCAGTTCGTCTGCTCCCAGTACCCGTTATCTCTATGGTCCGATGGTCGATCAGGTACTGGCGCAGGAATCCAATAACACAACCACATGGCTTCTGGCTGACCATGAGGGAACGATTCGGGATTTGGTTAATAACAGTGGCTCTGTGGTGAACCACTTCACCTATGACTCGTTTGGTCAGGTTATTGGTTCCACAGGAACAGTGGATACCCGCTACAAGTACACAGGACGAGAGTTTGATAGTGAAACAGGGCTGTACTATTACCGAGCGCGTTACTACGATGCAGGAGTGGGGCGGTTTATTGGGCAAGATCCAACAGGGTTTGAAGCCGGAGATGTAAACTTGTACAGGTATGTTGGGAATGATCCGGTTAGAAGTACAGACCCATCAGGAGAATTTAAGATTGAACTCCGCTATGTTCCAGTTGGATTGATATGGAGACATGCTGATCTCGTTGTTACTGATGACCAAAATCATACCAGAGGTTATGGTGCTGCTGCTGAAAAAGGAGGCTTCAGTTCAGGAATTGGTCCTGCTCTTATAGGTGGAGACGGACCTGGTTCATTTGATCATGGCAAGATAGTTACGAGACTTGTTCGATCTCCATATGTCAGGCAAACTTCCGAGACGCAAGTTGTTTTTGAGACTTTACCAAGTGAACTTTGTCATCAAGATGCTGTAGATATTGAAGCTAGAATAATAACAACTTTCTCTAAGATTAGAGAAGGGTACTATCCATACAACTCTGAACATAGGAATAGTAATTCTGTGGCGTTTCAAGCTATAGAAGATTCCCTTGGTATGCGTCCTAGCCCATCACCTAAAATCGGGTCACGCGCTTTGGCTTGGGACATCAATCCTTTTACAGGATTAAGAAGTACTAATATCTCGGCGTATCCTTTTGTCCCATTTCCACACATTAGATGCAATATTCCTCGCGATTTACGGAACTTGCATTTTTAA